A genomic stretch from Meiothermus sp. CFH 77666 includes:
- the cobU gene encoding bifunctional adenosylcobinamide kinase/adenosylcobinamide-phosphate guanylyltransferase produces the protein MEARLILVTGGARAGKSAFAQEWAQALGDGQVSFIATAQALDDEMRQRIARHQAERPPGWETLEEPLEVPYTLSQAQGRVVLLDCLTLWVSNLMLAEREVLPEVENLLAARAETGKTLLVVTNEVGMGIVPDNTLARRYRDLLGAANRRIAEEADVVYLLVAGIPLKLKSL, from the coding sequence ATGGAAGCTAGGCTCATCCTGGTGACGGGGGGCGCACGCGCGGGCAAGAGCGCCTTTGCACAGGAGTGGGCCCAGGCCCTGGGCGATGGGCAGGTGAGCTTTATCGCCACCGCCCAGGCCCTCGACGACGAGATGCGCCAGCGCATTGCCCGGCACCAGGCCGAACGCCCCCCAGGCTGGGAGACCCTGGAAGAGCCCCTCGAGGTGCCCTACACCCTCTCGCAGGCCCAGGGCCGGGTGGTGCTCCTGGACTGCCTGACCCTGTGGGTTTCCAACCTGATGCTGGCCGAGCGCGAGGTTTTGCCCGAGGTCGAGAACCTCCTGGCGGCTCGAGCCGAAACCGGCAAAACCCTGCTGGTGGTCACCAACGAAGTGGGCATGGGCATCGTGCCCGACAACACCCTGGCGCGGCGCTACCGCGATCTGCTGGGTGCGGCCAACCGCCGCATCGCCGAGGAGGCCGATGTGGTGTATCTGCTGGTTGCGGGGATTCCCCTGAAGCTCAAGTCGTTGTAG
- a CDS encoding DUF5522 domain-containing protein has protein sequence MPRTDLQENVDYYLEGGLLVFTETYHLRRGYCCGSKCRHCPYPKEIQAQTIQLRLEGRPIKSREAFEARFGSVLVKP, from the coding sequence ATGCCAAGAACCGATCTCCAAGAGAACGTGGACTACTACCTGGAAGGGGGTCTGCTCGTCTTCACCGAGACATACCACCTGCGGCGGGGCTACTGCTGTGGCTCCAAGTGCCGCCACTGCCCCTACCCCAAAGAGATTCAGGCCCAGACCATACAGCTCAGGCTCGAGGGCCGCCCCATCAAATCCCGCGAGGCGTTCGAGGCCCGTTTCGGGTCGGTTCTGGTAAAACCTTAA
- a CDS encoding adenosylcobinamide-GDP ribazoletransferase: MRPFWLAVGFLTTFPTPPLGEVRDGEMKAASAFYPAAGYLIGGVLALVAWLTAALPDGLQGAILLSVWLACTGLLHLDGLLDSADALLSMKPPAERLRILGDVYLGSFAFGVGFVVLLLKWQLLAAAPSPWSLLALPAVVRFALLLPMNLFPAARPEGLGARSREGRVVPAFLMALPALVAFPWVALAVIATMLLLAYWAAGRLGGGLSGDVYGMLVELGELAGLLVAVVWLG; encoded by the coding sequence GTGCGTCCCTTCTGGCTGGCCGTCGGCTTCCTGACCACTTTCCCCACTCCCCCCCTGGGGGAGGTGCGGGATGGCGAGATGAAGGCAGCCTCGGCATTTTATCCCGCAGCAGGCTACCTGATTGGAGGGGTGCTGGCCCTGGTGGCCTGGCTCACAGCAGCCCTGCCCGATGGTCTGCAAGGAGCCATTCTGCTGTCGGTCTGGCTGGCCTGTACTGGCTTGCTGCACCTGGATGGCCTGCTCGACTCCGCCGATGCGCTCCTGTCCATGAAGCCCCCAGCCGAACGCCTGCGCATTCTGGGCGATGTGTACCTGGGCAGCTTCGCCTTTGGGGTGGGGTTTGTGGTGTTGCTCTTGAAGTGGCAGTTGCTGGCGGCGGCGCCCTCACCGTGGTCGCTTCTGGCCCTGCCTGCGGTGGTGCGCTTTGCCCTGCTCCTGCCCATGAACCTGTTCCCTGCGGCCCGCCCGGAAGGGCTGGGGGCTCGGAGCCGCGAAGGCCGGGTGGTTCCGGCGTTCCTCATGGCTCTGCCCGCGCTGGTGGCTTTTCCCTGGGTGGCCCTGGCGGTAATAGCAACCATGCTCTTGCTGGCTTACTGGGCTGCCGGCAGGCTGGGGGGTGGGCTTTCGGGCGATGTGTACGGGATGCTGGTGGAGCTTGGAGAGCTGGCGGGGTTGTTGGTAGCGGTGGTCTGGCTGGGATAG
- the cobT gene encoding nicotinate-nucleotide--dimethylbenzimidazole phosphoribosyltransferase, which translates to MNFHVQPVSQDWLRQAQTYQNTLTKPPGSLGFLEALGCQLAAIQQTLHPQLGKGAVVVCAADHGVTTEGVSAYPAEVTAQMVQNFQAGGAAINQIARAAEAEVWVVDVGVRAPHPLASVGLGVSRVRPGTGNIRLEAAMTLAEAEQAIRVGAEAAKAAIAKGATLLAAGDMGIGNTTASAALTAALLGVQPEVVTGRGTGVDDAQYRRKLEVVRAALHRAEARLGPLSKADPLAVLAELGGLEIAAIAGVFLAGAEAGLPLVTDGFPVTTGALLACRIEPRVRDYLFAGHRSVEPGHTRQLEALGLRPILELDLRLGEGTGAVLSFPVLRAAAAVMAGMATFSQAGVSQTGEP; encoded by the coding sequence ATGAACTTTCATGTCCAACCCGTTTCCCAGGACTGGCTCCGGCAAGCCCAGACCTACCAGAACACCCTGACCAAGCCGCCGGGGTCGCTGGGGTTTTTGGAGGCGCTGGGCTGCCAGCTGGCCGCCATCCAGCAGACCCTGCACCCCCAGCTGGGCAAGGGTGCGGTGGTGGTCTGTGCCGCCGACCACGGCGTGACCACCGAGGGGGTCTCGGCCTACCCGGCAGAGGTCACCGCGCAGATGGTACAGAACTTTCAGGCCGGTGGGGCGGCCATCAACCAGATTGCCCGCGCCGCCGAGGCCGAGGTCTGGGTGGTGGATGTGGGGGTGCGGGCGCCGCACCCTCTGGCTTCGGTGGGGCTGGGGGTGTCCAGGGTTCGTCCGGGAACCGGCAACATCCGCCTCGAGGCCGCCATGACCCTGGCCGAGGCCGAGCAGGCCATCCGGGTCGGGGCAGAAGCAGCAAAGGCCGCCATCGCAAAGGGGGCTACCCTGCTGGCGGCAGGCGACATGGGCATCGGCAACACCACCGCCTCGGCGGCCCTCACGGCGGCTTTGCTGGGTGTGCAGCCCGAGGTGGTGACGGGGCGCGGCACCGGGGTGGACGACGCGCAGTACCGGCGGAAGCTCGAGGTCGTCCGCGCGGCGTTGCACCGGGCCGAGGCCCGCCTGGGCCCACTTTCCAAAGCCGACCCGCTGGCGGTGCTGGCCGAGCTGGGCGGCCTGGAAATCGCGGCCATTGCCGGGGTCTTTCTGGCCGGGGCCGAGGCGGGCTTGCCCCTCGTGACCGACGGTTTTCCGGTGACCACCGGGGCCTTGCTGGCCTGCCGTATCGAGCCCAGGGTGCGCGATTATCTGTTTGCCGGACACCGCTCGGTGGAGCCGGGGCACACCCGGCAGTTGGAAGCCCTGGGGCTCAGGCCCATCCTGGAACTCGACCTGCGCCTCGGCGAGGGCACCGGGGCGGTGCTCAGCTTCCCGGTTTTGCGGGCGGCAGCAGCGGTGATGGCGGGCATGGCCACGTTCTCCCAGGCGGGGGTGTCGCAGACTGGGGAGCCGTAG